The following proteins are encoded in a genomic region of Arvicanthis niloticus isolate mArvNil1 chromosome 21, mArvNil1.pat.X, whole genome shotgun sequence:
- the Vill gene encoding villin-like protein isoform X10, giving the protein MEGSCLENSPLSGALESVHASSAYGKRRMDTNQDLPAINSHKALQIWITEVEPSSLSHGNLSSQNLKMLPLPERAHGNFFEECCYVVLHVPQSPKATQGGSSDLHYWIGKEAGAEAREAAVSFVQHLQEDLGDQTVLHRESQGHESDCFHSYFHPGVIYRKGGRASALKLVETNMYSVQRLLHIRGRKHVSATEVALSWNSFNKGDIFLLDLGKVMIQWNGPKASISEKARALTLTCSLRDRERGGRAQIGVVDAENEATDLMHIMEAVLGCRSGSLCASVPSNSASQLQKANVRLYHVCEKGTDLVVQELATRPLTQDLLQEDACYLLDQGGFKIYMWQGRKSSPQEKKAAFSRAVGFIQAKGYPSYTNVEVVNDGAESTAFQQLFRTWSKELDRKKHPGQSKLVPVNLDVGKLHTQPELAAQLRMVDDGSGKVEVWYIQDLQRQPVDPKYHGQLCSGNCYLVLYTYQKLGRVQYILYLWQGHQSTVEDTKALTCNAEILDLMYQGALVQGHVSMGREPPHFLAIFQGRLVVFQGSAGSKGERPPISGTRLFHVQGTESHNTRTVEVPARASFLTSSDVFFLITSHVCYLWFGKGCHGDQREMARTVATVFPGNSKETVLEGQEPLHFWEALGGRAPYPNNKRIPEEVSSIQPRLFECSSHSGCLVLTEVMFFGQEDLDKYDIMLLDTCQEASSVAQIFLWLGDAAGEWKKEAVAWGHEYLRSHPAERSLATPIIVVKQGHEPATFTGWFVTWDPYKWTNSQSYEEMVDGSLGPGSAISEITAMPVLSLPDPEASLWTGSP; this is encoded by the exons ATGGAGGGTTCCTGTTTGGAgaactcacctctctctggagcACTTGAGTCGGTCCATGCTTCATCAGCCTACGGAAAGCGCCG GATGGACACCAACCAGGATCTCCCAGCCATCAACAGCCACAAAGCCCTGCAAATATGGATTACTGAG GTAGAGCCCTCCAGCTTGTCACATGGCAACCTCTCCTCTCAGAACCTAAAGATGCTGCCACTGCCTGAAAGAGCTCATGGGAATTTCTTCGAGGAATGCTGCTATGTCGTCCTTCAT GTCCCTCAGAGTCCAAAGGCTACCCAGGGAGGATCCAGTGACCTGCACTACTGGATTGGAAAAGAGGCAGGCGCAGAGGCCCGGGAGGCTGCGGTCTCCTTTGTGCAACATCTGCAGGAGGATCTAGGAGACCAGACTGTGCTGCACCGAGAGTCACAGGGCCACGAGTCCGACTGCTTCCACAGCTATTTCCACCCCGGagtcat CTAcaggaagggaggcagagctTCTGCTCTCAAGCTTGTGGAGACCAACATGTACAGTGTCCAGCGGCTGCTTCACATCAGGGGAAGGAAGCACGTGTCTGCCACTGAG GTGGCCTTGTCCTGGAACAGCTTTAACAAGGGGGACATCTTCCTGTTGGATCTGGGCAAGGTGATGATCCAGTGGAATGGACCCAAAGCCAGCATTTCTGAGAAAGCACGG GCGTTGACCCTGACTTGCAGCCTCAGAGACAGGGAGCGTGGTGGCCGTGCCCAAATTGGTGTGGTGGATGCGGAGAATGAAGCCACCGACCTCATGCATATCATGGAGGCTGTACTGGGCTGCAGATCAGGCAGTCTGTGTGCCTCTGTACCCAGCAACAGCGCTAGCCAGCTACAAAAGGCCAATGTCCGCCTCTACCA TGTCTGCGAGAAGGGAACAGACCTGGTGGTCCAGGAACTGGCGACCCGCCCGCTGACCCAGGACCTCCTGCAAGAGGAT GCTTGCTATCTCCTGGACCAGGGTGGCTTCAAAATCTACATGTGGCAGGGACGAAAGTCCAGCCCCCAGGAGAAGAAGGCTGCCTTCAGCAGGGCTGTG GGCTTCATCCAGGCCAAGGGTTACCCGAGCTACACCAATGTGGAGGTGGTGAACGACGGCGCGGAGTCTACAGCCTTCCAGCAGCTCTTCCGGACTTGGTCTAAAGAACTAGATAGGAAAAAACACCCAGGACAGA GTAAACTGGTGCCGGTAAACCTGGATGTAGGCAAACTTCACACCCAGCCTGAGCTGGCTGCCCAGCTCAGAATGGTGGACGACGGCTCTGGGAAGGTGGAG GTGTGGTACATCCAGGACTTACAAAGGCAGCCTGTAGATCCCAAGTACCATGGCCAACTGTGCTCAGGAAACTGCTACCTTGTCCTCTACACATATCAGAAACTGGGCCGTGTGCAGTACATCCTGTACCTATGGCAG GGCCACCAAAGCACTGTAGAAGACACCAAGGCCCTGACCTGCAACGCTGAGATATTGGACCTCATGTACCAGGGTGCACTGGTGCAGGGGCATGTGAGCATGGGCAGAGAGCCTCCCCACTTCCTAGCCATCTTCCAGGGGCGACTGGTGGTCTTCCAG GGGAGTGCCGGCAGCAAAGGGGAGAGGCCCCCAATATCCGGCACCAGGCTTTTCCACGTGCAAGGGACCGAGAGCCACAACACCAGAACTGTGGAGGTGCCGGCCCGTGCCTCCTTCCTCACTTCCAGTGATGTCTTCTTTTTGATCACAAGTCATGTCTGCTACCTCTGGTTTGGGAAG GGCTGTCATGGGGACCAACGCGAGATGGCGCGGACGGTGGCCACTGTCTTCCCAGGGAATAGCAAGGAAACAGTGCTGGAGGGTCAGGAGCCTCTCCACTTCTGGGAAGCCCTCGGAGGCCGGGCCCCCTATCCCAATAACAAGAG GATTCCCGAGGAGGTTTCCAGCATCCAGCCCCGACTGTTTGAGTGCTCCAGCCACTCAGGCTGCCTGGTCCTCACAGAAGTGATGTTCTTTGGCCAAGAGGACTTggacaagtatgacatcatgttACTAGACACCTGCCAGGAG GCCTCCTCTGTGGCCCAGATCTTCCTGTGGCTTGGGGACGCTGCAGgggaatggaagaaagaagcagTGGCCTGGGGCCATGAGTACCTGAGGAGCCACCCAGCAGAGAGAAGCCTGGCCACACCCATCATTGTGGTCAAGCAGGGCCATGAGCCTGCCACCTTTACTGGGTGGTTTGTCACCTGGGACCCCTACAAGTGGACG AACAGCCAGTCCTACGAGGAGATGGTGGATGGCAGCCTGGGACCGGGATCTGCAATCTCTGAGATTACAGCA AtgcctgtcctctctctcccGGACCCTGAGGCTTCTCTCTGGACAGGAAGTCCATAA
- the Vill gene encoding villin-like protein isoform X11 — translation MEGSCLENSPLSGALESVHASSAYGKRRMDTNQDLPAINSHKALQIWITEVEPSSLSHGNLSSQNLKMLPLPERAHGNFFEECCYVVLHVPQSPKATQGGSSDLHYWIGKEAGAEAREAAVSFVQHLQEDLGDQTVLHRESQGHESDCFHSYFHPGVIYRKGGRASALKLVETNMYSVQRLLHIRGRKHVSATEVALSWNSFNKGDIFLLDLGKVMIQWNGPKASISEKARALTLTCSLRDRERGGRAQIGVVDAENEATDLMHIMEAVLGCRSGSLCASVPSNSASQLQKANVRLYHVCEKGTDLVVQELATRPLTQDLLQEDACYLLDQGGFKIYMWQGRKSSPQEKKAAFSRAVGFIQAKGYPSYTNVEVVNDGAESTAFQQLFRTWSKELDRKKHPGQSKLVPVNLDVGKLHTQPELAAQLRMVDDGSGKVEVWYIQDLQRQPVDPKYHGQLCSGNCYLVLYTYQKLGRVQYILYLWQGHQSTVEDTKALTCNAEILDLMYQGALVQGHVSMGREPPHFLAIFQGRLVVFQGSAGSKGERPPISGTRLFHVQGTESHNTRTVEVPARASFLTSSDVFFLITSHVCYLWFGKGCHGDQREMARTVATVFPGNSKETVLEGQEPLHFWEALGGRAPYPNNKRIPEEVSSIQPRLFECSSHSGCLVLTEVMFFGQEDLDKYDIMLLDTCQEASSVAQIFLWLGDAAGEWKKEAVAWGHEYLRSHPAERSLATPIIVVKQGHEPATFTGWFVTWDPYKWTNSQSYEEMVDGSLGPGSAISEITADPEASLWTGSP, via the exons ATGGAGGGTTCCTGTTTGGAgaactcacctctctctggagcACTTGAGTCGGTCCATGCTTCATCAGCCTACGGAAAGCGCCG GATGGACACCAACCAGGATCTCCCAGCCATCAACAGCCACAAAGCCCTGCAAATATGGATTACTGAG GTAGAGCCCTCCAGCTTGTCACATGGCAACCTCTCCTCTCAGAACCTAAAGATGCTGCCACTGCCTGAAAGAGCTCATGGGAATTTCTTCGAGGAATGCTGCTATGTCGTCCTTCAT GTCCCTCAGAGTCCAAAGGCTACCCAGGGAGGATCCAGTGACCTGCACTACTGGATTGGAAAAGAGGCAGGCGCAGAGGCCCGGGAGGCTGCGGTCTCCTTTGTGCAACATCTGCAGGAGGATCTAGGAGACCAGACTGTGCTGCACCGAGAGTCACAGGGCCACGAGTCCGACTGCTTCCACAGCTATTTCCACCCCGGagtcat CTAcaggaagggaggcagagctTCTGCTCTCAAGCTTGTGGAGACCAACATGTACAGTGTCCAGCGGCTGCTTCACATCAGGGGAAGGAAGCACGTGTCTGCCACTGAG GTGGCCTTGTCCTGGAACAGCTTTAACAAGGGGGACATCTTCCTGTTGGATCTGGGCAAGGTGATGATCCAGTGGAATGGACCCAAAGCCAGCATTTCTGAGAAAGCACGG GCGTTGACCCTGACTTGCAGCCTCAGAGACAGGGAGCGTGGTGGCCGTGCCCAAATTGGTGTGGTGGATGCGGAGAATGAAGCCACCGACCTCATGCATATCATGGAGGCTGTACTGGGCTGCAGATCAGGCAGTCTGTGTGCCTCTGTACCCAGCAACAGCGCTAGCCAGCTACAAAAGGCCAATGTCCGCCTCTACCA TGTCTGCGAGAAGGGAACAGACCTGGTGGTCCAGGAACTGGCGACCCGCCCGCTGACCCAGGACCTCCTGCAAGAGGAT GCTTGCTATCTCCTGGACCAGGGTGGCTTCAAAATCTACATGTGGCAGGGACGAAAGTCCAGCCCCCAGGAGAAGAAGGCTGCCTTCAGCAGGGCTGTG GGCTTCATCCAGGCCAAGGGTTACCCGAGCTACACCAATGTGGAGGTGGTGAACGACGGCGCGGAGTCTACAGCCTTCCAGCAGCTCTTCCGGACTTGGTCTAAAGAACTAGATAGGAAAAAACACCCAGGACAGA GTAAACTGGTGCCGGTAAACCTGGATGTAGGCAAACTTCACACCCAGCCTGAGCTGGCTGCCCAGCTCAGAATGGTGGACGACGGCTCTGGGAAGGTGGAG GTGTGGTACATCCAGGACTTACAAAGGCAGCCTGTAGATCCCAAGTACCATGGCCAACTGTGCTCAGGAAACTGCTACCTTGTCCTCTACACATATCAGAAACTGGGCCGTGTGCAGTACATCCTGTACCTATGGCAG GGCCACCAAAGCACTGTAGAAGACACCAAGGCCCTGACCTGCAACGCTGAGATATTGGACCTCATGTACCAGGGTGCACTGGTGCAGGGGCATGTGAGCATGGGCAGAGAGCCTCCCCACTTCCTAGCCATCTTCCAGGGGCGACTGGTGGTCTTCCAG GGGAGTGCCGGCAGCAAAGGGGAGAGGCCCCCAATATCCGGCACCAGGCTTTTCCACGTGCAAGGGACCGAGAGCCACAACACCAGAACTGTGGAGGTGCCGGCCCGTGCCTCCTTCCTCACTTCCAGTGATGTCTTCTTTTTGATCACAAGTCATGTCTGCTACCTCTGGTTTGGGAAG GGCTGTCATGGGGACCAACGCGAGATGGCGCGGACGGTGGCCACTGTCTTCCCAGGGAATAGCAAGGAAACAGTGCTGGAGGGTCAGGAGCCTCTCCACTTCTGGGAAGCCCTCGGAGGCCGGGCCCCCTATCCCAATAACAAGAG GATTCCCGAGGAGGTTTCCAGCATCCAGCCCCGACTGTTTGAGTGCTCCAGCCACTCAGGCTGCCTGGTCCTCACAGAAGTGATGTTCTTTGGCCAAGAGGACTTggacaagtatgacatcatgttACTAGACACCTGCCAGGAG GCCTCCTCTGTGGCCCAGATCTTCCTGTGGCTTGGGGACGCTGCAGgggaatggaagaaagaagcagTGGCCTGGGGCCATGAGTACCTGAGGAGCCACCCAGCAGAGAGAAGCCTGGCCACACCCATCATTGTGGTCAAGCAGGGCCATGAGCCTGCCACCTTTACTGGGTGGTTTGTCACCTGGGACCCCTACAAGTGGACG AACAGCCAGTCCTACGAGGAGATGGTGGATGGCAGCCTGGGACCGGGATCTGCAATCTCTGAGATTACAGCA GACCCTGAGGCTTCTCTCTGGACAGGAAGTCCATAA
- the Vill gene encoding villin-like protein isoform X12 gives MEGSCLENSPLSGALESVHASSAYGKRRMDTNQDLPAINSHKALQIWITEVEPSSLSHGNLSSQNLKMLPLPERAHGNFFEECCYVVLHVPQSPKATQGGSSDLHYWIGKEAGAEAREAAVSFVQHLQEDLGDQTVLHRESQGHESDCFHSYFHPGVIYRKGGRASALKLVETNMYSVQRLLHIRGRKHVSATEVALSWNSFNKGDIFLLDLGKVMIQWNGPKASISEKARALTLTCSLRDRERGGRAQIGVVDAENEATDLMHIMEAVLGCRSGSLCASVPSNSASQLQKANVRLYHVCEKGTDLVVQELATRPLTQDLLQEDACYLLDQGGFKIYMWQGRKSSPQEKKAAFSRAVGFIQAKGYPSYTNVEVVNDGAESTAFQQLFRTWSKELDRKKHPGQSKLVPVNLDVGKLHTQPELAAQLRMVDDGSGKVEVWYIQDLQRQPVDPKYHGQLCSGNCYLVLYTYQKLGRVQYILYLWQGHQSTVEDTKALTCNAEILDLMYQGALVQGHVSMGREPPHFLAIFQGRLVVFQGSAGSKGERPPISGTRLFHVQGTESHNTRTVEVPARASFLTSSDVFFLITSHVCYLWFGKGCHGDQREMARTVATVFPGNSKETVLEGQEPLHFWEALGGRAPYPNNKRIPEEVSSIQPRLFECSSHSGCLVLTEVMFFGQEDLDKYDIMLLDTCQEASSVAQIFLWLGDAAGEWKKEAVAWGHEYLRSHPAERSLATPIIVVKQGHEPATFTGWFVTWDPYKWTNSQSYEEMVDGSLGPGSAISEITAASLWTGSP, from the exons ATGGAGGGTTCCTGTTTGGAgaactcacctctctctggagcACTTGAGTCGGTCCATGCTTCATCAGCCTACGGAAAGCGCCG GATGGACACCAACCAGGATCTCCCAGCCATCAACAGCCACAAAGCCCTGCAAATATGGATTACTGAG GTAGAGCCCTCCAGCTTGTCACATGGCAACCTCTCCTCTCAGAACCTAAAGATGCTGCCACTGCCTGAAAGAGCTCATGGGAATTTCTTCGAGGAATGCTGCTATGTCGTCCTTCAT GTCCCTCAGAGTCCAAAGGCTACCCAGGGAGGATCCAGTGACCTGCACTACTGGATTGGAAAAGAGGCAGGCGCAGAGGCCCGGGAGGCTGCGGTCTCCTTTGTGCAACATCTGCAGGAGGATCTAGGAGACCAGACTGTGCTGCACCGAGAGTCACAGGGCCACGAGTCCGACTGCTTCCACAGCTATTTCCACCCCGGagtcat CTAcaggaagggaggcagagctTCTGCTCTCAAGCTTGTGGAGACCAACATGTACAGTGTCCAGCGGCTGCTTCACATCAGGGGAAGGAAGCACGTGTCTGCCACTGAG GTGGCCTTGTCCTGGAACAGCTTTAACAAGGGGGACATCTTCCTGTTGGATCTGGGCAAGGTGATGATCCAGTGGAATGGACCCAAAGCCAGCATTTCTGAGAAAGCACGG GCGTTGACCCTGACTTGCAGCCTCAGAGACAGGGAGCGTGGTGGCCGTGCCCAAATTGGTGTGGTGGATGCGGAGAATGAAGCCACCGACCTCATGCATATCATGGAGGCTGTACTGGGCTGCAGATCAGGCAGTCTGTGTGCCTCTGTACCCAGCAACAGCGCTAGCCAGCTACAAAAGGCCAATGTCCGCCTCTACCA TGTCTGCGAGAAGGGAACAGACCTGGTGGTCCAGGAACTGGCGACCCGCCCGCTGACCCAGGACCTCCTGCAAGAGGAT GCTTGCTATCTCCTGGACCAGGGTGGCTTCAAAATCTACATGTGGCAGGGACGAAAGTCCAGCCCCCAGGAGAAGAAGGCTGCCTTCAGCAGGGCTGTG GGCTTCATCCAGGCCAAGGGTTACCCGAGCTACACCAATGTGGAGGTGGTGAACGACGGCGCGGAGTCTACAGCCTTCCAGCAGCTCTTCCGGACTTGGTCTAAAGAACTAGATAGGAAAAAACACCCAGGACAGA GTAAACTGGTGCCGGTAAACCTGGATGTAGGCAAACTTCACACCCAGCCTGAGCTGGCTGCCCAGCTCAGAATGGTGGACGACGGCTCTGGGAAGGTGGAG GTGTGGTACATCCAGGACTTACAAAGGCAGCCTGTAGATCCCAAGTACCATGGCCAACTGTGCTCAGGAAACTGCTACCTTGTCCTCTACACATATCAGAAACTGGGCCGTGTGCAGTACATCCTGTACCTATGGCAG GGCCACCAAAGCACTGTAGAAGACACCAAGGCCCTGACCTGCAACGCTGAGATATTGGACCTCATGTACCAGGGTGCACTGGTGCAGGGGCATGTGAGCATGGGCAGAGAGCCTCCCCACTTCCTAGCCATCTTCCAGGGGCGACTGGTGGTCTTCCAG GGGAGTGCCGGCAGCAAAGGGGAGAGGCCCCCAATATCCGGCACCAGGCTTTTCCACGTGCAAGGGACCGAGAGCCACAACACCAGAACTGTGGAGGTGCCGGCCCGTGCCTCCTTCCTCACTTCCAGTGATGTCTTCTTTTTGATCACAAGTCATGTCTGCTACCTCTGGTTTGGGAAG GGCTGTCATGGGGACCAACGCGAGATGGCGCGGACGGTGGCCACTGTCTTCCCAGGGAATAGCAAGGAAACAGTGCTGGAGGGTCAGGAGCCTCTCCACTTCTGGGAAGCCCTCGGAGGCCGGGCCCCCTATCCCAATAACAAGAG GATTCCCGAGGAGGTTTCCAGCATCCAGCCCCGACTGTTTGAGTGCTCCAGCCACTCAGGCTGCCTGGTCCTCACAGAAGTGATGTTCTTTGGCCAAGAGGACTTggacaagtatgacatcatgttACTAGACACCTGCCAGGAG GCCTCCTCTGTGGCCCAGATCTTCCTGTGGCTTGGGGACGCTGCAGgggaatggaagaaagaagcagTGGCCTGGGGCCATGAGTACCTGAGGAGCCACCCAGCAGAGAGAAGCCTGGCCACACCCATCATTGTGGTCAAGCAGGGCCATGAGCCTGCCACCTTTACTGGGTGGTTTGTCACCTGGGACCCCTACAAGTGGACG AACAGCCAGTCCTACGAGGAGATGGTGGATGGCAGCCTGGGACCGGGATCTGCAATCTCTGAGATTACAGCA GCTTCTCTCTGGACAGGAAGTCCATAA
- the Vill gene encoding villin-like protein isoform X1, producing the protein MEGSCLENSPLSGALESVHASSAYGKRRMDTNQDLPAINSHKALQIWITEVEPSSLSHGNLSSQNLKMLPLPERAHGNFFEECCYVVLHVPQSPKATQGGSSDLHYWIGKEAGAEAREAAVSFVQHLQEDLGDQTVLHRESQGHESDCFHSYFHPGVIYRKGGRASALKLVETNMYSVQRLLHIRGRKHVSATEVALSWNSFNKGDIFLLDLGKVMIQWNGPKASISEKARALTLTCSLRDRERGGRAQIGVVDAENEATDLMHIMEAVLGCRSGSLCASVPSNSASQLQKANVRLYHVCEKGTDLVVQELATRPLTQDLLQEDACYLLDQGGFKIYMWQGRKSSPQEKKAAFSRAVGFIQAKGYPSYTNVEVVNDGAESTAFQQLFRTWSKELDRKKHPGQSKLVPVNLDVGKLHTQPELAAQLRMVDDGSGKVEVWYIQDLQRQPVDPKYHGQLCSGNCYLVLYTYQKLGRVQYILYLWQGHQSTVEDTKALTCNAEILDLMYQGALVQGHVSMGREPPHFLAIFQGRLVVFQGSAGSKGERPPISGTRLFHVQGTESHNTRTVEVPARASFLTSSDVFFLITSHVCYLWFGKGCHGDQREMARTVATVFPGNSKETVLEGQEPLHFWEALGGRAPYPNNKRIPEEVSSIQPRLFECSSHSGCLVLTEVMFFGQEDLDKYDIMLLDTCQEASSVAQIFLWLGDAAGEWKKEAVAWGHEYLRSHPAERSLATPIIVVKQGHEPATFTGWFVTWDPYKWTNSQSYEEMVDGSLGPGSAISEITAEVHNFQLTPRLSDNQAGRSTPLALRGSQDSPENELELGLRVDGKNPSMDHTSSCSGSTANGSLPRERLMHQALEDLPQGIDPARKEFYLSDSDFQDIFGKSKEEFYSMAKWKQQREKKKLGFF; encoded by the exons ATGGAGGGTTCCTGTTTGGAgaactcacctctctctggagcACTTGAGTCGGTCCATGCTTCATCAGCCTACGGAAAGCGCCG GATGGACACCAACCAGGATCTCCCAGCCATCAACAGCCACAAAGCCCTGCAAATATGGATTACTGAG GTAGAGCCCTCCAGCTTGTCACATGGCAACCTCTCCTCTCAGAACCTAAAGATGCTGCCACTGCCTGAAAGAGCTCATGGGAATTTCTTCGAGGAATGCTGCTATGTCGTCCTTCAT GTCCCTCAGAGTCCAAAGGCTACCCAGGGAGGATCCAGTGACCTGCACTACTGGATTGGAAAAGAGGCAGGCGCAGAGGCCCGGGAGGCTGCGGTCTCCTTTGTGCAACATCTGCAGGAGGATCTAGGAGACCAGACTGTGCTGCACCGAGAGTCACAGGGCCACGAGTCCGACTGCTTCCACAGCTATTTCCACCCCGGagtcat CTAcaggaagggaggcagagctTCTGCTCTCAAGCTTGTGGAGACCAACATGTACAGTGTCCAGCGGCTGCTTCACATCAGGGGAAGGAAGCACGTGTCTGCCACTGAG GTGGCCTTGTCCTGGAACAGCTTTAACAAGGGGGACATCTTCCTGTTGGATCTGGGCAAGGTGATGATCCAGTGGAATGGACCCAAAGCCAGCATTTCTGAGAAAGCACGG GCGTTGACCCTGACTTGCAGCCTCAGAGACAGGGAGCGTGGTGGCCGTGCCCAAATTGGTGTGGTGGATGCGGAGAATGAAGCCACCGACCTCATGCATATCATGGAGGCTGTACTGGGCTGCAGATCAGGCAGTCTGTGTGCCTCTGTACCCAGCAACAGCGCTAGCCAGCTACAAAAGGCCAATGTCCGCCTCTACCA TGTCTGCGAGAAGGGAACAGACCTGGTGGTCCAGGAACTGGCGACCCGCCCGCTGACCCAGGACCTCCTGCAAGAGGAT GCTTGCTATCTCCTGGACCAGGGTGGCTTCAAAATCTACATGTGGCAGGGACGAAAGTCCAGCCCCCAGGAGAAGAAGGCTGCCTTCAGCAGGGCTGTG GGCTTCATCCAGGCCAAGGGTTACCCGAGCTACACCAATGTGGAGGTGGTGAACGACGGCGCGGAGTCTACAGCCTTCCAGCAGCTCTTCCGGACTTGGTCTAAAGAACTAGATAGGAAAAAACACCCAGGACAGA GTAAACTGGTGCCGGTAAACCTGGATGTAGGCAAACTTCACACCCAGCCTGAGCTGGCTGCCCAGCTCAGAATGGTGGACGACGGCTCTGGGAAGGTGGAG GTGTGGTACATCCAGGACTTACAAAGGCAGCCTGTAGATCCCAAGTACCATGGCCAACTGTGCTCAGGAAACTGCTACCTTGTCCTCTACACATATCAGAAACTGGGCCGTGTGCAGTACATCCTGTACCTATGGCAG GGCCACCAAAGCACTGTAGAAGACACCAAGGCCCTGACCTGCAACGCTGAGATATTGGACCTCATGTACCAGGGTGCACTGGTGCAGGGGCATGTGAGCATGGGCAGAGAGCCTCCCCACTTCCTAGCCATCTTCCAGGGGCGACTGGTGGTCTTCCAG GGGAGTGCCGGCAGCAAAGGGGAGAGGCCCCCAATATCCGGCACCAGGCTTTTCCACGTGCAAGGGACCGAGAGCCACAACACCAGAACTGTGGAGGTGCCGGCCCGTGCCTCCTTCCTCACTTCCAGTGATGTCTTCTTTTTGATCACAAGTCATGTCTGCTACCTCTGGTTTGGGAAG GGCTGTCATGGGGACCAACGCGAGATGGCGCGGACGGTGGCCACTGTCTTCCCAGGGAATAGCAAGGAAACAGTGCTGGAGGGTCAGGAGCCTCTCCACTTCTGGGAAGCCCTCGGAGGCCGGGCCCCCTATCCCAATAACAAGAG GATTCCCGAGGAGGTTTCCAGCATCCAGCCCCGACTGTTTGAGTGCTCCAGCCACTCAGGCTGCCTGGTCCTCACAGAAGTGATGTTCTTTGGCCAAGAGGACTTggacaagtatgacatcatgttACTAGACACCTGCCAGGAG GCCTCCTCTGTGGCCCAGATCTTCCTGTGGCTTGGGGACGCTGCAGgggaatggaagaaagaagcagTGGCCTGGGGCCATGAGTACCTGAGGAGCCACCCAGCAGAGAGAAGCCTGGCCACACCCATCATTGTGGTCAAGCAGGGCCATGAGCCTGCCACCTTTACTGGGTGGTTTGTCACCTGGGACCCCTACAAGTGGACG AACAGCCAGTCCTACGAGGAGATGGTGGATGGCAGCCTGGGACCGGGATCTGCAATCTCTGAGATTACAGCA GAAGTCCATAACTTCCAGCTAACGCCACGGCTGAGTGATAACCAGGCAGGTCGCTCGACACCGCTGGCCCTCAGGGGTTCCCAGGACAGCCCAGAGAATGAGCTGGAGCTGGGTCTCAGGGTGGATGGCAAGAACCCCAGCATGGACCACACCAGTAGCTGCAGTGGCTCAACAGCCAATGGGAGCCTGCCCCGGGAAAGGCTGATGCACCAGGCCCTGGAGGACCTGCCACAGGGCATAGACCCAGCCCGTAAAGAG TTCTATCTGTCAGACTCCGATTTCCAAGACATCTTCGGGAAATCCAAAGAGGAGTTCTACAGCATGGCCAAGTGGAAACAGCAGCGAGAGAAAAAGAAGCTGGGCTTCTTCTGA